TAGACGACGTTGTGGACGAACTGGGCTCGCGCGAAGAATTGAATTACATCCACAAGATTCTGGAGCACGGCAGCGGGGCCGACCGCCAGTTGCGCGTGTTCGAGCAAACCGGGGATTTGAAGAAAGTTGTCGATTACATCATTGAAGAAACGGAAGCGGGTTTGGAAGACGATCCGGTTGCCGTTCGAAAAGTAGGTTAATGAGCGCTCACGTGGACCAAGTCAAAACTCCCGCTCCGCCTGTGCAAAATACACAGGCACAACGTCAGGCCAACCTTAACATTCCATTCGATCCTGAGTACACGCCGGGGGCTGTCAATGCCGTCAAAGTGTGCTTGCGCGTGCAGCCTGACGAGCAGGTCTGTTTGATCACCGACGAGGCGACGATTGAGATCGCAGCCGCCATTGGGCATGAACTGCAAAAACTGGGCGCGCCTTATCACGCCTGGGTGCTGGAAGAGTTGGCGGAGCGTCCGCTGACTGATTTGCCGCGCGCGATTCTCGATGATCTCGAAACCAGCCAGGTTTCGATTTTTGCGGTGCAGGCACAGACGAACGAGCTGCGGTCACGCATCCAGATGACCGACGTGGTCAACCGGCGCAAGATTCGCCACGCGCACATGGTAAACATCAATCGCCAAATCATGCTGGAAGGCATGCGCGCGGATTTTCAGAAAGTCGACCGCTTGAGCGCCAAGGTAGTTGCCATGGTGCGGAAGGCGCGGCAGGTGCGGGCCACGACCGCAGCCGGCACGGATCTGACTGCCGATTTGAATCCCAATTACAAGTGGCTGAAGACCAGCGGAATTATCTCGCCGGAAAAGTGGGGCAACTTGCCGGGCGGGGAAATTTTCACGACCCCGGGCGAGGTCAACGGAACGTTTGTGATTGATGGCGTAGTGGGCGATTATCTGTGCGCGAAGTTTGGCAATTTGCAGGACAATCCGCTAACCATACGCATGAAGGGTAACCGGCTCACCGAAGCGCACTCGCAGAATCGCGAACTGGAAAACGACTTCTGGAAATATACTCACACCGACGAGAACAGCGACCGCGTTGGCGAGTTTGCTATCGGCACGAATATCGACTTAAAAGAAGTGATCGGGCAGATTCTCCAGGACGAGAAGTATCCCGGCGTGCATATTGCGTTTGGCAATCCCTACGGCGCCCACACCGGTGCGGAGTGGGATTCGACCACGCACATTGATGTTGTCGGGCGGAAATTTAATATCTGGGTTGACGACGAGCAGATTATGCGCGAGGGGAAGTTTCTGGTGGAAGCGTAGGAAACTATGGTCGTGGAGCCTTATAAGTTCGGCCATCTGAACGCATCGGGGGTTGAGGCTCCGTTCCAGTACGCGAACTGCTGGGCGGTGGAGAAGACAAGCGGACCACCCCGGCTGGTCATCGCTCCGGCCGCGGCTCAAATCAGGATAATTAGCAAACTGACTGCCGCGATGGAAAGCCCATTCGGTCTTCTTTTCGTTTTGCTAGTCCCGCGCGGCGGCGGAGAAGCGGGCCGCTATCAGAGTCCCGAGCCGATCAACTCGCACCAGCTTGAAGAGTTCCTGTGGGAGTTTCAGGACCTTCTTGAAAAGGACGCTCGCCACCATTTCTGGATCATGTCAATCGACAACTCTTCTCTGCTCGTGTATGACAACCACAACGTCATCTATGCGTACGGCCCGCTTGAAGCCTTCGAGAGAATCTTGACTTCCGATGGTTTCGCCAAGTGTGACGATGTGCAATTCCCTGTGCCGCACATGCATCGATACAATGCTGAATTCGACGAGCAACAAAGACAGCTATTGAAACATTGGGATTGGATAAAGTTCCCGCTCCAAGATTCGGACGACAGGTAAGCTCTCGTGCCCCACCGGCCGACAATCAAACAGTATGATTCCTTCTCTGCGCGAGGCGTTCAACACCGGATTCACTCCTGAAAAATATCAAGATTTTTTACGGCGCGTGGACGAGACTTGCGGGACGCAGGTGCAGTTTCGGCTGTCCGAGACACCTTGCTTCTTTCCGAAGGAACTCATCGACCGCATCGCCACAGATGGCCAGTCGCTGATTCGGCAATTGGTCGACAGTCCGGCCTACCGTGCGAAATCGGATGAGGCGGTTCCAGCCGAATTCAAAGTCCCAAATGAAGCGCCGCATCCCATGTTTGTGCAAGTGGATTTTGGGCTGGTGCGCAATGAGCTCGGCGAGTTGCAGCCGAAACTCGTCGAGTTGCAAGCTTTTCCTTCCCTGTATGCCTATCAGGGGCCGCTGGCGGAGACCTATATCAATGTGTATGGGCTACGGGAAATGGCGACGTCGGTCCTCGGCCCTCGGTCGTCGGTCAAGTATTTCCTCAGCCGGCTTGATGGGGATTCGTATCGCGAGCTGCTGAACCGGGCCATCGTCGGCAATCATGATCCTGAGAATGTGATTTTGATGGAGATCGATCCGCTCCATCAGAAGACCGTTCCGGATTTTCTGCTGACAGAGAAAATGCTGGGCGTGCGCACCGTCGACATTGTCGACATCAAGAAAGAAAGTTCGCGGCTCTATTACGAGCGCGGCGGGAAGCGTGTGCCGATCGAGCGCATCTATAACCGCGCCATCGTCGATGAACTGGAGCGCAAGCACATCAAGCTCGCGTTTGACTGGCGCGACGATCTCGACGTCGAGTGGGCGGGACATCCCAATTGGTATTTCCGCATCAGCAAGTTTTCCATTCCCTACTTGAAGCATGAGTCGGTGCCGAAGACCTGGTTCCTGGATCGCCTCGATGAAATTCCTGTTGATCTGGAAAACTATGCGCTGAAGCCGCTGTATTCTTTTGCGGGGCTGGGAGTAATTATCGCGCCGAAGAAAGAAGATATCGCCGCGATTCCGGCGGAGAAGCGTCCCCACTACATTTTGCAGGAGCGCATGCATTTCGAGCCGGTGATTGCAACTCCCTTCGGTCCCACGAAGGCCGAAGTGCGCGTGATGTATGTATGGCTCGAAAAATTGATGCCCGTGCTGACCATCATTCGCATGGGCCGCGGGCTGATGATGGGCGTGGATCACAACAAGAATATGGAGTGGGTAGGGGCCTCGGCGGGATTTTATTTGGAAGAGTGAATCAGTGGACGGCAAAGAAGCTCACGTCTCGAAAAAACGCGAAACATAGGGACCCAGCCTTTGCGATGGGTATTCGCGGTCACTTCGCTTCTGCCGTCGCCATCCTGCGGTTGATGAGAATTCCGCCCACCACCAAGGCTAGCGTAATCCCGGCAAACAACAGCATCCATCCCCAGTACTGCATGGGATGGCGCAAGGCCCGGACAACGCGGCGGCCGTACACCTCGGCCACCAGAGCGATGGCGGAATAGCGGATCGCCCTACACACTGTCACGACGATCAGAAATCGTCCTCGCGGATAATCGGAGGCGCCTGCAGCAGCAAAAAACATGGTGGTTGGGGTTGGCAGAGGAATGATCGTGGAGGCGACCAGAGTTCCCGTGCCCCACTTCTTAAAAACATTCATGAACTTGGATACTTTGCCTTTTTTGAACTTGCTGTCAAGGTAGGCCGAGCCAGCCTTGCGCGCGATTTGAAACGTAATGTAAGCGCCGAGGATCGATCCGATCGTGGCGGTCGCCGCGTACTCCCACCACGGATTGCGGTGGCTCGCCGACAAAACCGCGGTCAGAATATCGGGGGCTCCAAAGGTTGGAATCGGAGAACTGTCGAGAACCGCCACCAAGAACAGCCCCAGCGCTCCCAGGTGCTGTATTTGCCAGGCAACGCTGCGCGTCGGTGGATGCCTGGGCTTCGGAGCGAAAAAGCTCAACATCCTGCCAATATATCAAGATGGGATCTTGTATTCGGAGACGAATTCCGCTCCGTTTTTGCAAAATAATGCCGGCGCCACGTCCGGAAAACAGCGATTGGTACGCTTTCATGATATTCGCGCAAACCGCGATTGGTCGAAGGGGCATCTGATCATATAGTGACCGGCGCTTTGTAGGCCTCGGAAAATAAGGGAGTTGACCGGATTGGGTCGGGAGCCTAACATTACCGCCGAGCGCCCTCTCATGATCGGCCAGCAGGTATCCCATTACCGTATCCTCGGCAAGCTTGGGGGCGGGGGTATGGGCGTGGTATATGAGGGCGAGGATCTCAAACTAGGC
Above is a window of Candidatus Sulfotelmatobacter sp. DNA encoding:
- a CDS encoding aminopeptidase — its product is MDQVKTPAPPVQNTQAQRQANLNIPFDPEYTPGAVNAVKVCLRVQPDEQVCLITDEATIEIAAAIGHELQKLGAPYHAWVLEELAERPLTDLPRAILDDLETSQVSIFAVQAQTNELRSRIQMTDVVNRRKIRHAHMVNINRQIMLEGMRADFQKVDRLSAKVVAMVRKARQVRATTAAGTDLTADLNPNYKWLKTSGIISPEKWGNLPGGEIFTTPGEVNGTFVIDGVVGDYLCAKFGNLQDNPLTIRMKGNRLTEAHSQNRELENDFWKYTHTDENSDRVGEFAIGTNIDLKEVIGQILQDEKYPGVHIAFGNPYGAHTGAEWDSTTHIDVVGRKFNIWVDDEQIMREGKFLVEA
- a CDS encoding VTT domain-containing protein, yielding MLSFFAPKPRHPPTRSVAWQIQHLGALGLFLVAVLDSSPIPTFGAPDILTAVLSASHRNPWWEYAATATIGSILGAYITFQIARKAGSAYLDSKFKKGKVSKFMNVFKKWGTGTLVASTIIPLPTPTTMFFAAAGASDYPRGRFLIVVTVCRAIRYSAIALVAEVYGRRVVRALRHPMQYWGWMLLFAGITLALVVGGILINRRMATAEAK